Within Oceanispirochaeta sp., the genomic segment AGCGGTTGAGCTTTGTAAGGATATGCAGGGCATACTGAGTTATTGCGAAGACCCCTGCGGTGCCGAAAGCGGTCTGTCCGGCAGGGAAATCCTATCGGAATTCCGGAAAGCCACCGGTTTGCCCACCGCGACCAATATGATTGCCACCGACTGGCGTCAGATGCAGCATTCTGTGGCATTGAACAGTGTCGATATTCCTCTGGCAGATCCCCATTTCTGGACAATGTCCGGTTCTGTCAGGGTCGGTCAGATGTGTGATGCCTTCGGTTTAACCTGGGGATCTCACTCCAATAACCACTTTGATATTTCCCTGGCTATGACCGCCCATGTGGCGGCGGCAGTTCCCGGAAAGGTCACGGCTATCGATACTCACTGGATCTGGCAGGAAGGTCTGGAACGCCTTACTGTGAATCCCTTGAAAATTGTAGACGGACACATAGACATCCCTGAAAAACCGGGTTTGGGTGTGGATGTTGATATGGATCAGGTCATGAAAGCTCATGAGCTGTATGTAAAACAGAACCTTGGGGCAAGAGATGATTCCGCGGGTATGCAGTATCTGATACCCGGTTGGAAGTTTGATAATAAAAAGCCCTGTATGGTTCGCTAATAAAATCGGAATCTTCAGAGTCTGTAAGGCTCTGTAAAAAATAATTAAGGAGATCTTTATGAAAAAATTTTTATTTATCCTTATGAGTCTGCTGGCAATGTCTGGCCTCCTGTTTGCTGAAGGTCAGAGTGACGACAGTAAACTTCTGAAAGGAAACCTTAGAATTGTTATCGGTTCCTCTTCCACAGGTGGAGATACCTATGCAAACTCTGCTATCATTGCAGACGCTCTTGCTTCAGAACTGGGGCTTAATGTAAAAGTTGATGCAACCGGTGTAAATGGTGCTTTTGATGCTCTGAACAGAGACTCTTCGGGTCATACCATCATGATGTTCCATGATCAGGCATATCTCGGTTACCTCTATGGAAAGGAAGGCTATGACAATCCTTTCGTAAAATATGTTGTTGGTCCTACTGTTGCCATTAATCCCGGTAATGCCTACCTGGCACCTAAAAATTCACCCTACAACACTCTTCAGGATGCTATTGATGCAGCAGGATCGGGTACACAAGTCCGTGTTGCAATTCAGCCCGGCGGAGTTTCCGAAATTGGATTTACCGCCATGAAAAATGCCGTTTCCATCGAGTATCCCGGAATGGAAGAGAATATGGTAGCTGTAAACACAGGTTCTCAGTCAGACAAGAACCAGCTGCTTTTTGACGGCCAGGCTGATATCATCAACGGTTCTATCCAGGCGAATGAACAGTATACCAACCTGCCGGCAGACGATATAAAAGCAATGAAATTCCTGTGGCTGACAGCAAGGACTGCGACAATTTCCCAGGCAAATCCAGAGGGTTACGGAGATACTTCCAGAGATGACCTGCTCAAGTTTGTAGAACCTGGACTGGCGAACGATTTTACTTTTGATAAGGAATTTTTCGTCCTCTATAATAAAGAGATGGATCCTGCCCTTGTAAAATATTTTGACAAGGCACTCACCAAAATCTTTGAAGCCGGAGAAATTCAGAATACCCAGAAAAAGGCGTTCTTTATCCCTAACTTTAAAGCTTCTGATGAAGCCAGCACCTATCTGAAAAAGAAGATGAATACCTATGAGGGGATCATTGCATCCCTGAAATAAGCTTGATACCAAATTGAGTCCAGGATCTCCCGGAGTTCACATTCCGGGAGATCCTCTAATTTCGACAGGAGGTCATTGTGTCCGGAATCAGTGATTTATTTTCCATTACAATCGATTTTGAAAAGTCCCATCTGTTTTTTCCAAGAATAATGATTGGGGTTATCATTCTGCTTCTACTGATTATTGGTCTCCAGAGTCTCATTAAAAGACTGGGTGAAGGAAACCTTATAGAATCATTGAAAGGATTCCGGTTCTTTGAAGAGAATTACGATAAAATTAAACTCTACGGCTCTATCGCTTCAGTAGGAATCTATTTTTTCCTGATGGATTATTTAGGCTCTTTTTTTCCTAACCAGGGGCTTGGATTCCTCATTACTTCCATACCCTTTATGTTTACTATGTCATTTTTATTAGTTGGAAAAGATAATTTCAAAAATCATAGGACATCCATTGTGATCAGCTCGATTGCCACACCTCTGCTCTCATGGATTTTGTTTGCCAAGATATTCTTTATCACTCTACCCTAACAAAGAAAATAGGATTTCATTATGGAAATATTTGCATTAATTACCCCGATAACACTAATGCTCTCCACTCTGGGAGTTGCCGGGGGAATCATCTTCGGAGCCATCCCTGGAATGACCGCTACTATGGCTTTAGCGGTATTTCTGCCCATTACCTATGCACTGAATATTAATCAGGCTCTGTCATTATTGATTGGATTGTATGTAGGCGGTATTTCCGGTGGTCTGATTCCCGCCGTTCTACTCAATATTCCCGGGACACCCTCTTCTATAACCACTACATTTGATGGTTATCCAATGACCAAAAAAGGTCAGGGTGAGCGGGCGTTGAAAATAGGGATAGTGTCTTCACTTATCGGAGGTCTTATCTCTGCTGCTGTCCTGGCAATCTTTGCACCGGCCCTGGCGGATGTTGCTATCAGATTCTCATATGTTGAGAAATTCCTGATTATCGTTTTCGCCCTGACTGTCATTGCATCCATATCTCAGGGGAGTATGATGGTCGGCCTGTTGAGCGGATCTATCGGTATTTTACTCAGTCTGATCGGAACTTATGAATCCACTTCTGGTGGTAATGACCATCTCCGACTGATTCCGGAAATCCTCAAACCTTTACTCCGCAGCGGATTTTCCCTTCTGCCGGTATTGATCGGTATGTTTGCTCTGACCGCTATATTTACAGAAGCTGAAAAGGGCGCACATGAAGGACCACGTCAGAAACTGGATCTGAGCTCCGGTGCCAAATTCAAGTTCTCCATTTTTAAGGATCAAATAGTCAATGTTTTTCGCTCTGGACTTATCGGAACCTTTGTAGGACTCCTGCCCGGAGTTGGAGGAAGTGCCGCCTCTGTACTCTCCTATACACAGGCGAAAAACTTTTCCAAGCATCCCGAGAAAATGGGAACCGGGGTTACCGAAGGTCTTGTCGCCTCGGAAACTGCCAACAACGGCCTGACCGGGGGGGCCCTTATTCCTTTAGTCTCCCTGGGAATACCAGGAGACAGCACAACAGCCGTATTGATCGGAGCATTTACATTGCAGGGTATCCAGCTCGGACCTCTTTTCATCAATAATAATCCGGAAGCCTGGAACGGCATGCTCAGCTCACTGATCATCAGTAATATAGTCATGTTCTTTATGATGTTCTTTGCCATCAAATACTTTGCAAAAGTGGTCTTTGTACCAAAATTTATCCTTTATCCTATCATCATCGTGATGTGTACTGTCGGTGCCTATGCCATAAACTACGGTGTAATGTTCGATGTCTGGACCCTTCTGATTTTCGGTATTCTGGCATGGATCGGAAGTAAAGTGAAAATCCAGATCCCCTCTCTTCTGATTGGATTTATCCTGGGGCGCCAACTGGAAATTTACTTTGTTAAAAGTCTGGAGTCTTTTGGGACTTTTACTATCTTCTTCACTAAAAGTAAAATTGCCTGGGTTCTTTGGGCATTCATAATTCTTTCAATTGTCTGGTCAATAGTTCTGGATAGAAGGCAGAAAATCCTTTCTAGAAAAGAAACAACAAGTGGAAGCAAAGAAGAAGACCAATGATACAAGCGATTAAGGTGCATGAGGATGATAATGTAGCCGTTGTTGTTTCCGGCAGCGGTATGAAGGCAGGAGACGTTCTGGAGTCTCATAATCTCACACTACTGGATTTTGTTCCCCAGGGGCACAAAATCGCCCTGGTGGATATTCCTGCAGGATCTAAGATTATTCGTTATGGAGTTCACATTGCTACAGCAAAGGAACTGATTCCTGCTGGTTCCTGGGTCAGTGAACAGATGTCGGAGATTCCCAGTTCTCCGGCGTTGAATAAGCTGGTATTTTCCAAACCGGCAGAGGTTAAAGCGGAATCCCTGGAAGGCTATACCTTTTGGGGTTACCGAAATCCTGAAGGTTCTGTGGGAACCAGGAATGTCCTTGGAATCACGACCTGTGTACAGTGTGTCTCCGGAATGGTGAATCAGCTGGTCCGCCGACTGAAGGAGGAAGAGCTGCCCAAGTACCCCCATGTGGATAATATTGTCGGCCTGAACCACAGTTATGGATGCGGAGTCGCCATCAATGCACCGGCGGCTATCATTCCCATTCGCTCAGTCAAAAACCTCTCTACCAATCCCAATCTGGGAGGAGAGGTGATGATGGTCGGTCTGGGTTGTGAAAAGCTCGAGATGAAGGATCTGGAAGCATTTCATAAAGAAAAGGGAACAACCTCTCTTTCCACCCTTATAATGCAGGACGAAAGGTATCAGGGATATCAGGGTATGATGGATGCCGGAATGGAATTAGGCCGAAAACACCTGGAAAAACTGAATAATCGGAAACGCGAGGAGTGTCCTGTTTCTGATCTTGTTGTGGGAATGCAGTGCGGCGGTAGCGATGCCTTTTCCGGCATCACTGCCAATCCGGCCATCGGTTATGCTGCTGATCTTCTGGTCAGGGCGGAAGGGACAGCTGTTTTTTCCGAAGTGACAGAAGTGCGGGATGCGGCGCCTGTTTTAGCCTCCCGATGTTCTACAGAAGAAATCTTTCATAAGCTGATTAAAGAACTGGACTGGTATGACAGATACCTTAATAGGGGCGGGGCCGACCGGAGTGCCAATACAACACCCGGAAATAAAAGTGGCGGCCTGGTTAATATTGTTGAAAAAGCTATGGGGTCCGTTGTTAAATCAGGTTCCATGAATATAGCAGATGTAGTGGGACCTGGTGAAAAACTGACAAAAAAGGGCCTGGTCTTCGCGGCTACACCTGCCAGTGACTTCGTCTGCGGGACTTGCCAGCTGGCATCAGGGATCAGCATGCAGATATTTTCAACCGGAAGGGGAACACCTTACAGCCTGCCTATTGCTCCGGTAATCAAAGTCTCTTCCAGAAAAGAACTGTCTCAGTGCTGGTTTGATATTATCGATCTGGATGCTGGAAGAATAGCCTATGGTGAAGCGACCATTGAAGAAGTGGGTTGGGAGCTGTTCCACCTCATTCTCGATGTAGCCAGCGGAAAAACACAGGCGGCAGTGGAGAAACTGAACATTCAGAATGATCTTGTACTCTTCAATCCGGCACCAATCACATAAATAATAGACAAGGATATTCTTCGTGTCACACCAGCAAGATAAAATCATCAGAATTAAAATATCCAAACTGCGGCTCCCTTTGAAAAAACCTGTCAGCGATGCCAAAGTCCTGACAGGTGTTCAGAAAAAACCTCTGGAAAATGTGGACCTCCTTTTTGCTCATATAAGAACTAAACAGGGGTTGGAAGGCCTGGGGTTCAGCTATGCCTTGAGGGTCGGGGGCCGAGCTCAATATGCCCATGCCAAAGAAATCGCAGGAACCCTGATAGGGGAAGATCCCTATGATATTCAAAAAATCTGGAATAATCTGATGTGGCTCAGCGCCACGGCTGGAAACAGCGGGATTACTGCTCAATCTATTGCGGCCATCGACTCGGCACTCTGGGATTTGAAAGCTAAAAAAGCCGGGCTGCCCCTTGCCAAATTGATAGGTTCCCATTACGACTCTGTCCGATGCTATAACACATCCGGAGGCTACCTTCAGGCATCCATTGAAGAAGTCATCGAGAAGTCCCGGGAATCTTTGGATAGAGGCATGGGGGGGATCAAAATGAAAGTGGGACAGCCGGATATGAATAAAGATCTCCGCCGTCTGGACACTCTACGGAACGAACTGGGTCTGGATATCCCTATCATGGTGGATGCCAACCAGCAGTGGGACAGAGTTCAGGCTCTTCAGTTCTGCCGGCAGGCAGATCAGTACCATCCAGAGTGGATAGAAGAGCCTCTCAACGCGTATGATGTGGAAGGTCATACGGCACTCACGGCGAAAGTGGACAGCCCGATTGCAACAGGAGAGATGCTCTGCAGCAGCGATCTGCTGAAACAGTATATCTCCCATTCAGCAGTGGATGTGATTCAGCCGGATGCAGCCCGGATCGGAGGAATCACACCTTATCTGAAGATTGCAGATCTCGCAGATGCCGCTGGTATGCGGGTGGCTCCCCACTTTATCATGGAAATCCATGTCCATCTCTCAGCCTGCTATCCCCGGGAATCCTGGGTAGAGCACTTTGAATGGCTGGAACCGCTGTTCAATGAGAGGCTGAAGATTCAGGATGGTAGAATGTATGTGCCTGAAGGTCCCGGTCTGGGATTTACCCTGAGCGAATACTACACGAAGTGCCTGGAAGAAGAAGTCATTCTGAAATAAAAAAATGCCGGCATTTTGAAGCGGAGCAGAAAATTCCATCCCTGGTTACCAGCAGTGGAGAGGTAGAACATCCATGACTCAGTACTTTTTGCCCGTTTTCTATTCTCTTCTCCAAATCTTTATCCTTGCGGGAATAGGATTTGTACTCCGTAAATATATGAAATGGAAGAAAGAGGTCTTTTCAGGGATCAGTCAATTAATTGTAAATATAACCCTCCCGGCCATGTTTATATCCCGCATGTCAGCAATGGACAGATCAGATCTTATTTCAGGGGCATTCTTTCCATTCTATACATTTCTTGTCTTCGGTATATCCTTTCTTCTCAGCTTTGTTTTTGCACATCTTTTCCGGATTCCCAAAGATTCCAGGAACACATATCTGGCTCTGAGCAGTTTTGGAAATGCCGGATATATTCCTCTCGCTCTGATTGATATTTTCATAGTTACAATCAGCGGTTTCAAGGAATATTTTCAGTCGCCACTCCCGTCATTGTATATAGGGGCCTACCTTTTTACCTATAGCCCCATCTTATGGAGTGTTGGACACTATCTGGTAACGGGGGCAACGGGACGATTGAGGATCAGGCAGTTTCTGACACCACCGGTTATCGGAATTCTGATCGGTGTGTCATTGAGTCTCCTGGGGTTTGGTCATGTTCTTTCTGATTTCTCTCTTCCCTTCTACTATATCCATGGGGGTCTTAAAACACTCGGTTCAGTTACATCCCCTCTGATCCTTCTGGTTTTAGGAGCCATGGTGGGAGAGCTCAAATTCAGAAAATCCCTTACCTGGGATGATCTAAAATTCGCTCTGTCTCCCATGCTTGTGAGATACCTGGCAATGCCTGCCCTGTTCCTGCTGCTTCTAAAAAAGTCCCCATATTTACTCGAACTAGCTCCGGCCATTCTGCTTATCCTTTTCATGGAGACGATTGTTCCTCCGCCGGCAAATTTTTCCATAATGACGAAAACTGCCGGAAAGAATGAAGAGGAGACTGCCTTCTCTATTCTAGTCACTTATGGATCATATCTTCTAGTTTTTCCTGTATATCTGATGATTTATTTTAATATAATCCGGTTTTAAGACCTTTTAAATACGCAGGAGGCATCTGGATTCAATTTTTGGTGTATTTCAGAAGACGGATACATTATGAGAGTACTACTCTCCCAATGAAGTTGAAAGCCCGGAAGAATTGACTCTTATTGTCCCCTGGAATGAAAAAAAAGGAACGCCATTCAGTAACATCTGGTATAAATCGTATCATTCCCGGAATGATTCCCAATTAAGTGAAATCATTTTCATGAATTTTGTATAAGCGGGATTCATTCAATATTAATGATGTAGGGTCTATAAGAATTATTGCAGATATTAGTGAAGAAGGACCGATATAAGCCGTTCATTTTAACATGGGAAACATTGACCAGACTTGCTCAAATAGCTGATAATGAAAATAATGTTTAAACGCAAAAAAAGGGACAAGCTGACTGCCAAAGAAGTGGAAACAGCTCTGGTCCGTATCCGAAAAACATATGATGATTACATCATAAGCTATATGACTCCCATCGATGAAAAATCCTCCTTTGAAGACCGATATATTGAGGCTCTTCATGCCCGGGTAGACCTGACCCGGTTTATCAAAGACGAAATCGTTTATCTCCAGCAGCTTATCCAGGAGAGTGAAGAGAATAAAGTTCGTCATGAAAACAAGGCCTCTCCTGCAACCAAACCACTCAAGGGTTTTGCTGACAGGATCATCGAAGAGCTGGAACGGCAAATTGAATCCTATCCTATGATAGTCCTGCATGATGATGCCTCTGATGAAGTGAAGAAGCTCTATGGTGCCCTGAATGTTCTTGATAACGAGTATTGGTCAACAGTCTCCTCATTCATCAGAAAGGTGCATTCTTCCACTGTAAGTTATAATCTGGAAAACAGGTTATTCCGCATGACCACCATCGGCGGAGATGATGTCCCACCGGAGCTGGACCGGTATTTATTTCTACTGAAGCAGGGTGGAAAGTATTCCACCGAACTCTTTCGGGAATCCCAGGAATGCATTAAAAGGGCCTCATTTTTCCTCCACGAACTCCATCTTATCCTGCTGGAATGTCAGGACCGCGGATTAATGGACGAAAGTGTTGAAATTGCTTATAATTATGTTGAAGATATAATAAGAGATTTTAGACTTAAGGATTTAAAAAGGAGTTAATTGCATGTCAGAAGTGATTCTTACAGATGATACATTTGAGAAAGAGGTATTAAAATCGGATGTACCAGTTTTAATAGATTTTTGGGCCGAATGGTGTGTGCCCTGTAAAATGCTCAGTCCTCTAGTGGCTGAGATAGCCGAAGAATATGAGGGTAAAATCAAAGTCTGTAAAGCGAATGTGGACGATGCACCCGAATCCTCAGGGCGCTATAATATTCAGAGTATTCCAACCCTTATGGTATTCAATAAAGGGGAGATTGTTAAACAGAATGTGGGTGTGATCCCCCGGGATTCCATCGAAGAAATGTTCAAAAGCCTTCTCTGATCCTTCAATAAACGCATCAGGACGAAGGGGCATACTCTTCGTCCGTGTTTATAGCTCCGAAGCTTTTCCCACTCGTCGGCACGGTGTGCCAATCAATCATGCTATCTGTATCTAAGGAACTGCTGCCTCTGCACAATGATCTTGTGGCTGTGGTGTAATAAGATGGAATTGCCTCTTTGGGAGAGATGGATTCATCGCTGAAAGCCCAGGCTCCCATTTGATACAGATCGGCTGCCGCATCAAAGGTCCGGCTGGTCCATCCCAGATTGTCGTCTTCCGGGTCCGGTTCCCTGTCGGAATACACCACACCGTCAATTAAGACTCCTTCGGGAGCATTATAGATGGTCAGGATGCCATTGGCCCCAGAGAGACCGGTGTCATCAGGAAGCCAGAGATCCCAGGCCTTATCAGAGCTGAGCTTTCCTCCCGAGATCGTCTTATCCCGGCTCTCTGAGATCTCTTCAGAGAGAAATTCCCGGCGGCAGTGAATGATGATATACTCCCCCTCTGTCAGTTCAATATCGGGAAGTATATAACGGTATTCATAATAGCGGCGGGTTCCGTAATAGAGGCAAATCCCGGCAGTGTTGCCCTCTGAGAGGGCATAGAGTTCTATGCAGTCAGGATTGCTCTCGGATCCTTGCGGATTAAATTCATTGATCAACAACTCTGGCACCCGGGGATTCCATCCCCAGAAGAGAAGGACGAAACGGCAGCTGTTGCCGCTTGTATCTTCCACTGTTAAGGCGGCCTTGTAGGGACTCCCCGGTACCAAGGGCATCTGGGGAGTCAGGGTCAGAGTCGTTTCATTCAGGACCGTAAGCTGTGCCGTTTCACCCGATTCAAGCTGGATTGATTCACTTTGGGCTTTGACTGGCTCATCAAAAAGGATATAGACATCCTGACTGTCAGTGGGTGAAATTTCCAGAAGCCGGGGAGGCGACAGGTCCGGTTCCAGGAACAAATCTTCACCGCATTGAAGGGAACAGGCGGAGAAGCAGGAACTGAGAAGCAGGGTATAAAGTCCATACATTTTAAATCGGTCCAGTGTATTCATATTTAAAAGCTCCTTAGAATCTTAACAGACCTTATTGATGGGATGATTCAAAAAATCTCGTCATGAAGGAAGAAAATGAGCCGATAAATATAACATGAGAAAAGGAATAGCTGTTTTTATAATCATGTTAACTTTTACCCTGGTCTCCCTGTCTTCTCAGGAACTGACCATCGAGCCGGGAGATGTCTATATCGATATGGTAGGGGAGGATGGTTTTCATCTCTGGATCAGACAAAAGCCGGGAATGAACTCAGTCCTTTTGACCGAATCAACGGCAGATCCTGAGAAACTGAGAGATTCCTTTGCTCTGAGGGCCTATGAATTCAATGAAATAAACGGCAATGAAGCAAGGATGCTGGATGGAGAACTTCTACCCCGGGACCGGGGGATGTATTACCTCATTGATTCCAGTCCTGTTTATAATGAATTGATGGAAGGTATGGCTTTTCAGATCTATGTTCCCCTGCAGCTGACCTATGGTTACGCCTGGAGCAGGGAGGGGCAATTAGATATCCGTCAGGGAACATGGTTGAATATAAGGGCCTTTTCAAAGGCCTATGCGGATTACTCAGGAATCTATCAGGACAATCCCTTTATTCTGTCTACCCGTATCAAGGAACTCCCCCCTGCAGTCATTCCGGAGATTGCTGATAAAGAGCTGGAAGATATCATGGAAGAGGCCGCCCTGATGACGGGAGGAGCGTTTATCCGTGCCGATGATGGTGATGATGCTGTAGACAAGATAGGGCGGATCATCACATCTGTTGAGGGCGGCAGTATCGATGTGGTCCTCGTCGTGGATTCTACAGTCAGCATGAAAAATGACATCAATTTTATACAGAAAAAACTGGTTCCACTGGTGAAAACCCATATAGAGGGATTTGACTCTTTCAGGATCGGCATCGTCCTGTATCGGGATTATAAGGAAGCCTATCTGACAAAGGAAACTCCCTTTCAGACAGATCTGGATAAGGTTCAGTGGTATTTGGACCGGATTACTGTCTCAGGGGGACGGGATATTCCTGAAGCGGTGTATGAGGGAATCTTCAGCGGTATTTCCAATTATGA encodes:
- a CDS encoding tripartite tricarboxylate transporter permease; amino-acid sequence: MEIFALITPITLMLSTLGVAGGIIFGAIPGMTATMALAVFLPITYALNINQALSLLIGLYVGGISGGLIPAVLLNIPGTPSSITTTFDGYPMTKKGQGERALKIGIVSSLIGGLISAAVLAIFAPALADVAIRFSYVEKFLIIVFALTVIASISQGSMMVGLLSGSIGILLSLIGTYESTSGGNDHLRLIPEILKPLLRSGFSLLPVLIGMFALTAIFTEAEKGAHEGPRQKLDLSSGAKFKFSIFKDQIVNVFRSGLIGTFVGLLPGVGGSAASVLSYTQAKNFSKHPEKMGTGVTEGLVASETANNGLTGGALIPLVSLGIPGDSTTAVLIGAFTLQGIQLGPLFINNNPEAWNGMLSSLIISNIVMFFMMFFAIKYFAKVVFVPKFILYPIIIVMCTVGAYAINYGVMFDVWTLLIFGILAWIGSKVKIQIPSLLIGFILGRQLEIYFVKSLESFGTFTIFFTKSKIAWVLWAFIILSIVWSIVLDRRQKILSRKETTSGSKEEDQ
- a CDS encoding tripartite tricarboxylate transporter TctB family protein, translating into MSGISDLFSITIDFEKSHLFFPRIMIGVIILLLLIIGLQSLIKRLGEGNLIESLKGFRFFEENYDKIKLYGSIASVGIYFFLMDYLGSFFPNQGLGFLITSIPFMFTMSFLLVGKDNFKNHRTSIVISSIATPLLSWILFAKIFFITLP
- a CDS encoding AEC family transporter, which codes for MTQYFLPVFYSLLQIFILAGIGFVLRKYMKWKKEVFSGISQLIVNITLPAMFISRMSAMDRSDLISGAFFPFYTFLVFGISFLLSFVFAHLFRIPKDSRNTYLALSSFGNAGYIPLALIDIFIVTISGFKEYFQSPLPSLYIGAYLFTYSPILWSVGHYLVTGATGRLRIRQFLTPPVIGILIGVSLSLLGFGHVLSDFSLPFYYIHGGLKTLGSVTSPLILLVLGAMVGELKFRKSLTWDDLKFALSPMLVRYLAMPALFLLLLKKSPYLLELAPAILLILFMETIVPPPANFSIMTKTAGKNEEETAFSILVTYGSYLLVFPVYLMIYFNIIRF
- the trxA gene encoding thioredoxin; the encoded protein is MSEVILTDDTFEKEVLKSDVPVLIDFWAEWCVPCKMLSPLVAEIAEEYEGKIKVCKANVDDAPESSGRYNIQSIPTLMVFNKGEIVKQNVGVIPRDSIEEMFKSLL
- a CDS encoding mandelate racemase/muconate lactonizing enzyme family protein, whose product is MSHQQDKIIRIKISKLRLPLKKPVSDAKVLTGVQKKPLENVDLLFAHIRTKQGLEGLGFSYALRVGGRAQYAHAKEIAGTLIGEDPYDIQKIWNNLMWLSATAGNSGITAQSIAAIDSALWDLKAKKAGLPLAKLIGSHYDSVRCYNTSGGYLQASIEEVIEKSRESLDRGMGGIKMKVGQPDMNKDLRRLDTLRNELGLDIPIMVDANQQWDRVQALQFCRQADQYHPEWIEEPLNAYDVEGHTALTAKVDSPIATGEMLCSSDLLKQYISHSAVDVIQPDAARIGGITPYLKIADLADAAGMRVAPHFIMEIHVHLSACYPRESWVEHFEWLEPLFNERLKIQDGRMYVPEGPGLGFTLSEYYTKCLEEEVILK
- a CDS encoding Ig-like domain-containing protein; its protein translation is MNTLDRFKMYGLYTLLLSSCFSACSLQCGEDLFLEPDLSPPRLLEISPTDSQDVYILFDEPVKAQSESIQLESGETAQLTVLNETTLTLTPQMPLVPGSPYKAALTVEDTSGNSCRFVLLFWGWNPRVPELLINEFNPQGSESNPDCIELYALSEGNTAGICLYYGTRRYYEYRYILPDIELTEGEYIIIHCRREFLSEEISESRDKTISGGKLSSDKAWDLWLPDDTGLSGANGILTIYNAPEGVLIDGVVYSDREPDPEDDNLGWTSRTFDAAADLYQMGAWAFSDESISPKEAIPSYYTTATRSLCRGSSSLDTDSMIDWHTVPTSGKSFGAINTDEEYAPSS
- a CDS encoding vWA domain-containing protein; protein product: MRKGIAVFIIMLTFTLVSLSSQELTIEPGDVYIDMVGEDGFHLWIRQKPGMNSVLLTESTADPEKLRDSFALRAYEFNEINGNEARMLDGELLPRDRGMYYLIDSSPVYNELMEGMAFQIYVPLQLTYGYAWSREGQLDIRQGTWLNIRAFSKAYADYSGIYQDNPFILSTRIKELPPAVIPEIADKELEDIMEEAALMTGGAFIRADDGDDAVDKIGRIITSVEGGSIDVVLVVDSTVSMKNDINFIQKKLVPLVKTHIEGFDSFRIGIVLYRDYKEAYLTKETPFQTDLDKVQWYLDRITVSGGRDIPEAVYEGIFSGISNYEWTSDHRIIIQVGDASPHEVPKGEITKEMVYREAAELGISIYPILLPSEY
- the garD gene encoding galactarate dehydratase, whose product is MIQAIKVHEDDNVAVVVSGSGMKAGDVLESHNLTLLDFVPQGHKIALVDIPAGSKIIRYGVHIATAKELIPAGSWVSEQMSEIPSSPALNKLVFSKPAEVKAESLEGYTFWGYRNPEGSVGTRNVLGITTCVQCVSGMVNQLVRRLKEEELPKYPHVDNIVGLNHSYGCGVAINAPAAIIPIRSVKNLSTNPNLGGEVMMVGLGCEKLEMKDLEAFHKEKGTTSLSTLIMQDERYQGYQGMMDAGMELGRKHLEKLNNRKREECPVSDLVVGMQCGGSDAFSGITANPAIGYAADLLVRAEGTAVFSEVTEVRDAAPVLASRCSTEEIFHKLIKELDWYDRYLNRGGADRSANTTPGNKSGGLVNIVEKAMGSVVKSGSMNIADVVGPGEKLTKKGLVFAATPASDFVCGTCQLASGISMQIFSTGRGTPYSLPIAPVIKVSSRKELSQCWFDIIDLDAGRIAYGEATIEEVGWELFHLILDVASGKTQAAVEKLNIQNDLVLFNPAPIT